From Anaerolineales bacterium, a single genomic window includes:
- a CDS encoding DNA mismatch repair protein MutT, whose amino-acid sequence MKLATLCYLRRDGQTLMVHRIKKANDMHQGKWNGLGGKLDPGEMPEECAVREIYEESGLRARHPQLKGILTFPAFDDFEDWYVFVYVVTEFTGELIDSPEGNLQWVNNTELTSLHLWDGDAIFLTWLDRPGIFSAKFSYNQGRLVSHEVVFYGQGGA is encoded by the coding sequence ATGAAGCTAGCCACACTGTGTTACCTGCGGCGCGATGGACAGACCCTGATGGTGCACCGCATCAAGAAAGCCAATGACATGCACCAGGGCAAGTGGAACGGACTGGGCGGCAAGCTGGATCCCGGTGAGATGCCGGAAGAATGTGCTGTGCGCGAGATCTACGAAGAATCAGGCTTGCGAGCTCGTCACCCGCAGCTCAAGGGAATCCTGACCTTCCCAGCCTTCGATGATTTTGAGGACTGGTATGTGTTCGTGTACGTCGTGACCGAATTCACGGGCGAGCTGATTGACTCGCCAGAAGGCAACCTGCAGTGGGTGAATAATACCGAGCTTACCTCGTTGCATTTGTGGGATGGAGATGCCATCTTCCTCACCTGGTTGGATCGGCCGGGTATCTTCTCCGCCAAGTTCAGCTATAACCAGGGCAGGCTGGTCTCGCACGAGGTGGTCTTCTATGGACAGGGTGGGGCATGA
- a CDS encoding saccharopine dehydrogenase: protein MSQPFLLYGSYGYTGSLIADLAVQHELQPILSGRDNARLVKQADRLGVKYRALSVDDPRALDVAVSEVPLVLNCAGPFSRTYQPMVEACLRAGRHYLDITGEIPVFEALAAKDHDAREAGVMLLPGVGFDVVPSDCLASHLKRRLPDATQLTIAILGLGGGSSRGTMLTSIEHLAEGGVVRRDGKLLRVPLLGQVSMFDFGRGPRAALNIPWGDVSTAYYSTGIPNIETYMVFSKRMWRMVPILRLFVGLSGWPVVKRLFRWMALQSPPGPSEEQLRTGLSRLIGIASNPAGQQVISRLETPNGYQLTAETAVAIVERVLKGELKPGFQTPSLAYGADFILEFEGVKREDL, encoded by the coding sequence ATGTCTCAACCATTTCTTCTTTATGGCTCCTATGGTTATACAGGGTCGCTGATCGCCGACCTGGCTGTACAGCACGAGCTCCAGCCGATCCTATCCGGCCGGGATAACGCGCGCCTTGTAAAGCAGGCTGACCGGCTTGGCGTGAAATACCGCGCCCTGTCGGTAGATGACCCGAGGGCGCTGGATGTTGCAGTTAGCGAAGTGCCCCTGGTGCTGAATTGCGCCGGACCTTTTTCACGCACTTACCAGCCAATGGTCGAAGCATGCCTGCGTGCTGGCCGGCACTACCTGGATATCACGGGTGAGATCCCGGTGTTCGAAGCACTGGCAGCCAAGGATCATGATGCCAGGGAGGCGGGCGTGATGCTGCTGCCAGGTGTGGGTTTTGACGTGGTCCCGTCGGACTGCCTGGCAAGCCATTTAAAACGACGTCTTCCCGATGCCACTCAGCTAACGATTGCCATCCTGGGGTTGGGTGGTGGGTCATCGCGCGGTACCATGCTGACGAGCATTGAGCACCTGGCTGAGGGTGGTGTGGTACGCCGGGATGGGAAGCTGCTTCGTGTGCCGCTCCTCGGGCAGGTCAGCATGTTTGATTTCGGGCGTGGACCGCGGGCTGCCCTGAACATACCCTGGGGGGATGTCTCTACAGCTTACTACAGCACTGGTATCCCTAATATTGAAACGTACATGGTTTTCTCCAAGCGTATGTGGCGCATGGTGCCTATCCTCCGCCTATTTGTAGGGCTGTCCGGCTGGCCAGTCGTCAAGCGGCTCTTCCGGTGGATGGCGTTGCAGTCACCTCCTGGACCTTCAGAAGAGCAACTTCGAACTGGGCTCAGCCGTCTCATAGGCATTGCCAGCAATCCAGCAGGGCAGCAGGTTATATCAAGGTTGGAAACACCGAATGGCTACCAGCTCACCGCTGAAACGGCCGTGGCGATCGTGGAGCGGGTGCTCAAAGGCGAGCTCAAACCCGGCTTTCAAACGCCCTCCCTGGCGTATGGAGCGGACTTCATCCTCGAGTTTGAAGGTGTGAAGCGGGAGGATCTATGA
- a CDS encoding LLM class F420-dependent oxidoreductase — MKIGVVFPQTEFPPDPLAVRDYAQAVEGLGYSHMHAYDHVLGANPERPGGWTGPYTFKHAFFEPFVLFSFLAGLTQRIEFATGILILPQRQTALVAKQAATLDVLSQGRLRLGVGNGWNEVEYITLGEDFHTRGRRMEEQVELLRLLWTQPLVKFEGRFDNIPDAGLNPLPVQRPIPIWFGGTDDKVIQRMARMGDGWMLNIRSLEQARPALDKLANYLEEASRDKTSFGIDLRLNLSLVGLEAWQDFTHTCEELGASHLTVNTMGMGNDTPLKHLSALQSFATAIGLTT; from the coding sequence ATGAAGATTGGCGTAGTATTTCCGCAAACTGAGTTTCCACCTGATCCACTTGCCGTGCGTGATTATGCCCAGGCGGTCGAAGGGCTGGGCTACAGCCACATGCACGCGTATGATCACGTTTTGGGAGCCAACCCTGAACGTCCAGGAGGCTGGACCGGACCATACACTTTCAAACACGCCTTCTTCGAGCCGTTTGTGCTATTCAGTTTCCTGGCCGGGCTGACCCAGCGCATCGAGTTTGCCACCGGCATCCTCATCCTGCCCCAACGCCAGACTGCCCTGGTAGCCAAGCAAGCTGCCACCCTGGATGTGCTCAGCCAGGGTCGACTACGCCTGGGGGTGGGTAACGGCTGGAATGAAGTTGAATATATCACCTTGGGAGAAGACTTCCATACTCGCGGCCGTCGCATGGAAGAGCAGGTAGAGCTGCTCAGGCTGTTATGGACTCAACCTTTGGTGAAATTTGAAGGCCGCTTCGACAACATCCCTGATGCGGGACTCAACCCCCTGCCAGTCCAGCGACCCATCCCCATCTGGTTCGGCGGTACCGATGACAAGGTTATCCAGCGTATGGCGCGTATGGGTGATGGCTGGATGCTGAACATTCGCTCCCTCGAGCAAGCTCGACCTGCCTTGGATAAATTGGCTAACTACCTGGAGGAAGCCTCCCGGGATAAAACGAGTTTCGGTATCGACTTGCGTCTCAATCTAAGCCTTGTCGGGCTTGAAGCCTGGCAGGATTTCACTCATACCTGTGAGGAATTAGGTGCGTCCCACCTTACTGTCAATACCATGGGAATGGGAAATGACACCCCCTTGAAGCATCTATCTGCTTTACAGAGCTTTGCTACTGCGATCGGATTAACTACTTAG
- a CDS encoding 3-oxoacid CoA-transferase, translated as MTDQTYSKTELMICVAARLFQDGTTAFIGTGIPMLAAMLAAKTKAPNLVPVFEFGGLGAIMEELPRAVGEARTFHKGLVAAGICELMETAQRGFIDYGFLGGAQIDPYGNLNSVTIGDHDHPKARLPGSGGGNDVGSQCWMTVAIMQHDKRRFVPKVDFVTTPGYLTGELARENAGLPRGTRPINVVSTLALMDYDTRPGGSYRMRLAATHPGVSVNEVIDNTGFELIIPEHVPMNEPPSAEELRLLREEIDPERFYI; from the coding sequence ATGACGGACCAAACCTATTCCAAGACTGAGCTGATGATCTGTGTGGCTGCCCGCCTATTCCAGGATGGAACAACGGCGTTTATTGGGACTGGCATCCCTATGCTGGCCGCTATGCTGGCGGCTAAAACGAAAGCCCCGAACCTCGTCCCGGTGTTTGAGTTTGGCGGGCTGGGTGCCATCATGGAAGAGCTTCCCCGGGCAGTTGGAGAGGCACGCACATTTCACAAGGGCCTGGTGGCAGCCGGTATCTGCGAGCTGATGGAAACCGCTCAACGTGGTTTCATTGACTATGGGTTCCTGGGTGGAGCGCAGATTGACCCATACGGTAACCTGAACTCCGTCACCATCGGTGATCATGATCACCCCAAAGCGCGCCTGCCCGGTAGCGGGGGTGGCAATGATGTGGGAAGCCAATGCTGGATGACGGTGGCAATCATGCAACACGATAAACGACGCTTCGTGCCCAAAGTGGATTTTGTGACCACACCGGGGTACCTGACGGGTGAGCTGGCTCGTGAGAACGCGGGCTTGCCCCGGGGCACCCGGCCGATCAACGTCGTCTCCACCCTGGCATTGATGGATTACGACACTAGACCAGGAGGCAGTTATCGCATGCGTCTGGCAGCCACTCATCCTGGCGTTAGCGTGAATGAAGTGATCGATAACACTGGCTTTGAGCTGATCATCCCTGAGCATGTACCCATGAATGAGCCACCCAGCGCCGAGGAGCTACGGCTGTTGCGGGAGGAGATTGACCCGGAAAGGTTCTATATTTGA